The following are encoded together in the Zingiber officinale cultivar Zhangliang chromosome 8A, Zo_v1.1, whole genome shotgun sequence genome:
- the LOC122010649 gene encoding GDSL esterase/lipase At1g71250-like has product MRGQDSKHAATMFLYWFLVATFTLHSQSGFCHALQVPAMFVFGDSLVDDGNNNYLSSIAKSNYYPYGIDFFQGPTGRFSNGKTVIDVLCDLLGIPYLPPYASPDLNGSRLLYGVNYASAAGGILDESGRYLGDRYSLSQQVLNFESNLNDLKSLIGNENFEDYLAKSIVIMVLGSNDYINNYLLRSSYSTSYEYSPQEYASLLIDRYTRQILALHSMGLRKFLLAGIGPLGCIPNQRASGLAPPDRCVDQVNQIVGYFNTEVKSLVQQLNADHPGSFFIYGDTYRGIGDVLNNPSQYGFTVIDRGCCGLGRNHGQITCLPLAVPCDEREQYVFWDAYHPTEAVNMILGQRAFNGPPDDVYPINVQQLAQM; this is encoded by the exons ATGAGAGGGCAGGACTCCAAGCATGCTGCTACAATGTTCCTCTACTGGTTTCTTGTTGCCACCTTCACACTTCACAGCCAAAGTGGGTTCTGTCATGCTTTGCAGGTCCCAGCAATGTTTGTGTTCGGAGATTCTTTGGTCGATGACGGCAACAACAACTACCTAAGCTCCATTGCTAAATCCAACTACTATCCTTACGGCATCGACTTCTTTCAAGGACCTACTGGGAGATTCAGCAATGGAAAAACTGTAATAGACGTACTGT GTGATCTCTTGGGAATTCCTTATCTGCCACCATACGCAAGTCCAGACCTCAATGGCAGTAGACTACTCTATGGCGTAAACTATGCTTCAGCAGCCGGAGGGATCTTAGATGAGAGTGGGCGGTATCTC GGAGATAGGTACAGCCTAAGTCAGCAGGTCCTGAACTTCGAGAGTAATTTGAATGATCTAAAATCTTTGATCGGTAACGAGAACTTCGAAGACTACCTAGCCAAGTCCATCGTTATCATGGTCCTCGGGAGCAATGACTACATCAACAACTACCTGCTTCGATCTTCCTACTCGACCAGCTATGAATATAGCCCTCAAGAGTACGCCAGCCTCCTCATCGATCGTTACACAAGACAGATTTTG GCATTGCACAGCATGGGGCTGAGGAAGTTCTTGCTGGCAGGAATCGGGCCACTGGGTTGCATCCCGAACCAACGGGCCTCTGGTCTTGCCCCACCAGACCGATGCGTCGATCAAGTAAATCAGATCGTCGGCTACTTCAACACAGAGGTGAAGTCGCTCGTCCAACAGCTCAACGCCGATCATCCTGGATCGTTCTTCATATACGGCGATACATATCGTGGAATTGGGGACGTGCTGAACAATCCCAGCCAGTACG GTTTTACAGTGATCGATCGTGGCTGTTGCGGACTGGGAAGGAATCACGGCCAGATCACCTGCTTGCCGTTGGCTGTCCCTTGCGATGAGAGGGAGCAGTATGTGTTCTGGGATGCCTACCACCCTACAGAGGCAGTGAACATGATCTTGGGACAGAGGGCCTTCAATGGACCTCCTGATGATGTTTACCCCATTAATGTCCAGCAATTAGCTCAAATGTAG
- the LOC122008241 gene encoding CCR4-NOT transcription complex subunit 11-like: MLSIEESKNLFSLLDSESKPFDEIVADYRSQFPREARFRVCFSLAILLEDKVLLKLSQRLVAYLILHQTYSSNSPSSNPFISFLVNAASDDTSEKMEMAFIQLSMGSLGGSNNKEVMKLSAVDYIKGFDSSSYVLLQCEQLQKLFSDSVQSKSYENIFQAASVKNIIPDPDIPIGIDSTPSEPKLPVTGTKPRIGSDDRDNAILGLMQNLSVEGLGPQWIRPAPPMLPVLDGEFIWLNPDNDHELLWDYGMCADTSRGSAVRDLIAKALKGPLAPAQQEQVVLELAKDAKLVYHCGLTPLKLPDLVEHNPLIAVEVLSKLMNSPEISEYFTVLVNMEMSLHSMEVVNRLTTAVNLPTEFVHMYITNCISSCENIKDKYVQNRLVRLVCVFLQSLIRNKIINVRDLFIEVQAFCIEFSRIREAAGLFRLLKTLE, encoded by the exons ATGCTATCGATCGAGGAGTCCAAAAACCTCTTCTCCTTGCTCGATTCGGAGTCGAAGCCCTTCGATGAGATTGTCGCCGATTACCGATCGCAGTTCCCGCGGGAAGCCCGGTTTAGGGTTTGCTTTTCCCTTGCTATCCTCCTCGAG GACAAGGTTTTGTTGAAGCTCTCCCAACGTTTGGTTGCTTACCTTATACTTCATCAGACTTATTCCTCTAATTCACCATCATCAAATCCATTTATTTCGTTCCTTGTAAAT GCAGCAAGTGACGATACCTCAGAGAAAATGGAGATGGCATTTATTCAACTTTCGATGGGATCTCTAGGTGGAAGCAATAACAAAGAG GTTATGAAGCTGTCAGCTGTTGATTACATCAAAGGATTTGACTCATCATCCTAT GTTCTGTTGCAATGCGAACAGCTGCAGAAGCTATTTTCTGATAGTGTACAGTCCAAATCATATGAAAACATTTTTCAAGCTGCATCTGTTAAAAATATTATCCCAGATCCGGATATACCTATTGGCATTGATTCTACTCCATCTGA GCCAAAGCTTCCAGTGACAGGAACAAAACCAAGAATTGGTTCTGATGATAGAGACAATGCTATATTAGGTTTAATGCAAAACTTGTCTGTTGAAGGATTGGGTCCTCAGTGGATAAGACCTGCACCACCAATGCTTCCAGTGTTAGATGGAGAA TTTATATGGCTCAATCCTGATAATGATCACGAGCTTTTGTGGGACTATGGCATGTGTGCTGACACCAGTCGAGGGTCTGCAGTGAGAGATTTGATTGCAAAAGCATTGAAAGGCCCACTTGCACCTGCCCAAcaagag CAAGTAGTGTTAGAACTTGCCAAGGATGCAAAACTCGTTTATCATTGTGGACTCACTCCTTTGAAGTTGCCG GATCTTGTTGAGCACAACCCACTTATTGCTGTTGAAGTTCTTTCGAAGTTGATGAATTCTCCTGAAATTTCAGA GTATTTCACTGTTCTTGTCAATATGGAAATGAGTCTACATTCAATGGAAGTGGTTAACAGGCTCACAACTGCGGTTAATCTCCCAACTGAGTTTGTACACATGTACATCACTAACTGTATATCATCATGTGAAAACATAAAG GACAAGTACGTGCAGAACAGACTAGTGAGATTGGTCTGTGTCTTTCTGCAAAGTCTTATCAGAAACAAGATAATCAACG TCCGTGATCTCTTCATCGAAGTCCAGGCTTTCTGCATTGAGTTCTCACGCATCAGGGAAGCTGCTGGCTTGTTCAGACTGCTCAAGACTTTGGAATGA